The Ahaetulla prasina isolate Xishuangbanna chromosome 4, ASM2864084v1, whole genome shotgun sequence genome has a window encoding:
- the LOC131196740 gene encoding tumor necrosis factor receptor superfamily member 16-like, with product MKLTGRFVLALQLLAAKLLAHQGCENGEVASSGECCILCPPGFGAQVPCGSTNTVCEPCQESVTFSSTASATDPCQPCSVCPRQLPIHDSCTATRDTLCATSCPRGHYLTPGNGTQPRGSCIPCQACEEGYGAIQECKPGSDTLCQKCPEGYYSEVKSPYEPCLLCRRECGPKEVMIQSCTPLSDTLCMDKELQILKRPEGAPQKDNPRRMAPLEAEGSGSHNSSSEFVPSLMDNHPNNIIPVYCSILAAVVVGLLAYVGFKSWKTCKQKHQLAKARMVELASSPEGEKLQGDSGVFLDTHSLQEQHPLSKGPRADPRLYSSLAHPLQQEVEQLLEAPTPCGKDWRSLAQHLGYLDETIETIGWGEAPAHTLLSDWSAQEGATLETLCQALTALERGDVVDRLKAPLEVSSVV from the exons CTTCTGGCGCATCAAGGCTGCGAAAACGGGGAGGTGGCTTCTTCGGGAGAATGCTGCATCCTGTGTCCCCCAGGCTTCGGGGCACAGGTgccctgtgggagcaccaacaccgTTTGTGAACCCTGCCAAGAAA GTGTGACGTTCTCCTCCACCGCGAGTGCCACAGACCCGTGCCAGCCATGTTCCGTGTGCCCAAGACAACTTCCCATCCATGATTCCTGCACAGCGACCCGTGATACGCTTTGCGCCACCAGCTGTCCGCGCGGACATTACCTCACGCCGGGAAACGGGACGCAGCCTCGAGGGTCCTGCATTCCTTGCCAAGCATGTGAGGAAGGCTATGGGGCGATCCAGGAGTGCAAGCCTGGCAGTGACACATTGTGCCAAAAATGCCCTGAGGGTTACTACTCTGAGGTGAAGAGCCCGTATGAGCCATGTCTGCTTTGCCGACGAGAATGCGGACCGAAGGAAGTTATGATCCAGTCGTGCACCCCGTTATCGGACACTCTCTGCATGG ATAAAGAGCTGCAGATCCTGAAACGGCCTGAAGGGGCGCCCCAGAAGGACAATCCGAGAAGGATGGCGCCCCTAGAGGCAGAAGGCAGCGGTTCTCATAACTCGTCCTCGGAGTTTGTGCCCTCGCTGATGGACAACCATCCCAACAACATAATCCCTGTCTACTGCTCCATCTTGGCCGCCGTGGTGGTCGGACTCCTCGCCTACGTGGGGTTCAAAAG CTGGAAAACGTGCAAGCAGAAGCACCAGCTAGCCAAAGCCCGGATGGTGGAATTGGCATCGTCCCCCGAAGGCGAGAAACTTCAAGGAGACAGCGGGGTCTTCCTCGACACTCACAGCCTGCAGGAGCAGCACCCCTTGAGCAAGG GACCCAGAGCCGACCCCCGCCTCTACAGCAGCCTGGCCCACCCGCTGCAGCAGGAAGTAGAGCAGCTGCTGGAGGCGCCCACCCCCTGCGGCAAAGACTGGCGCAGTCTGGCTCAGCACTTGGGCTACCTGGACGAAACCATCGAGACCATCGGCTGGGGGGAGGCCCCCGCCCACACGCTTCTCTCCGATTGGTCGGCCCAGGAGGGGGCCACGCTGGAGACCCTGTGCCAGGCCCTGACGGCCCTTGAGCGGGGGGACGTGGTGGACCGTCTGAAGGCGCCCCTGGAGGTTAGCTCCGTGGTGtga